In Trichomycterus rosablanca isolate fTriRos1 chromosome 5, fTriRos1.hap1, whole genome shotgun sequence, the sequence TAAATCTACATCTCAACACCAGAGctatgtacatttaatttaacccTTAAAATACCTGGTAGTACAAGTAggcaacatacatacatatagcaTAATATGTCTTTTTACctgaggtggaaagtaacgaattacatttactcgcgttactgtaattgagtagttttttggtgtacttgtactttttaaagtagattttacaaccagtaattttacttttacttaagtatgttttgtattaagaattgtaatttgctacattttaaataacatctgttactgattaaaaaaaatgctaaaaaattgcgtctgggaaactgctgcagtgaattctgcaatggaaaataaactggtgctaaatTAAAGGAGCTGTAAACTAGGTATAGAGTAGGGAAGGgggattttaaaagtttaacatgtttggagtttgatgtttcattatttgacaacatagtagtgatgggtcgtttgCGAACGATCcaattctattgaacggctttttaaaatgaacgaaaggaaccaaGTCGCGCTTCTGGGAGCCattacatatattattatttctgggcagttcttatcgactgtaatccacccattccgcttcgcatcagtagagggaatcaaCCAGTCATAatgagagctgtttattgtcaaaATTCAAATCCTGATTTTTTCATgccgcttatgttttaaagcagaaacaaacacaggcacatctctgcacaagagaggattttttctgaaacttaatgcaatgcaaccataGTATGTCTCgtccctgtagttttttttccttttaaaataaatctttttttctcgtttaagtgttgtttgaatcaggcctacatttaaggcaaggtagcaaaatttgcatgattgttcatcattaatattaatatctgGGTACCCAGtagaaaaaagaacaaagagccattttttgaaaggctctttaaaaggaacggaGCCAAAAGATCTGGCTCCCTTCaaagagccataattcccatcactacaacatagtctgatgtcaaagaatggcaaagttttgtcttacatcttgaaggttttctttgggtcatttagtgaaagtcacaatacttgtaaccttgacttgttttgagttatgagatttgcagtatgactgttgtttggtatttgttggtgttaaaaaagtaagtaagtaacgtttactctgagtacattttaaatgagttactttttacttgagtaggtttttagactagtaatattactcgtacttaagtaaatattcattaaagtaatagtacttttaatTGAGTACAATATtgtagtactctttccacctctgcttttTACTCAGGAGTGGGAAAGACCACACTAGTCCAAAAACTGttggcagcattaagctccactGGTGTAAGCATTGATGGCTTCTGGACAGAGGAAGTTAGAGAGAGTGGGAGAAGAGTGGGATTTGATGTAGTCACAGTCGATGGTGACAGAGGGATTCTTGCCAGAGTGGAGTATGTCATATTTACTTTATTGCTGTttataaacagtgtgtttaccATTTTCGTATTTTACATCTCTGCAATGCTTCTAACAACCTTTCTCTATTTGTAATCTTAGAACAGAAGTTTCAGCTGACAGACACAAATATAGGGTGGGCCAGTATGTTGTTGATCTGCCCTCATTTGAGAGGCTTGCGCTGCCTCTTTTTAGAAGTGTAAGTAAATGTATAGTCTGTTTACTGACATACTCGGTCATTTCAGGACTAAAAAATTTTCCTCATTTCTCACTGCCAAATTCAAGTCAGTACATTCATCAAATCATTAGACCCCCTTACAGCACATAGAACTACAACTCCTAAAAATGTCTTTTGaaatgtctaagcaattgagactaGGAGCTTGATTAAAAGCCAGTTCCAAATTTCTTAATAATGTGGTTCACAGATTTGTACAGGCCCATATTGTCTTTAATACAAGTAAAATTAATATGAAAAAAACTTATACAAGATAACAATTTGTGCATAATATCAAGAAGCTACATTTCATGAATCTgtaatttaaatatgttttagtatcaaaagtcaagtcaaaatgtatttatatagcactttttacaatggacattgtctcaaagcaactttacagaatccaggaccaacaaaccaaaaacccctatgtatgatgtatgatgtataatgtatatttatgtatg encodes:
- the ntpcr gene encoding cancer-related nucleoside-triphosphatase isoform X3, which codes for MLIEKTLAMIKHVFLTGPPGVGKTTLVQKLLAALSSTGVSIDGFWTEEVRESGRRVGFDVVTVDGDRGILARVETEVSADRHKYRVGQYVVDLPSFERLALPLFRSVENKRVFVIDEIGKMELFSQAFIHSVRQVLESSACSVLGTIPFPKNQHIGLVEDIRARKDVKVFTR